One window of the Triticum dicoccoides isolate Atlit2015 ecotype Zavitan chromosome 3B, WEW_v2.0, whole genome shotgun sequence genome contains the following:
- the LOC119276849 gene encoding uncharacterized tRNA/rRNA methyltransferase slr0955-like isoform X2: MLHSGLSKSQPIPLLAGASSPRRALLAGLLRAGYFSKSATSSPALRPSATRASTRAATTPRDPSRFGLGHRVSFSTAPDGSDSVGGGGRSLPWLAAGSVDSGVPTASASAGRSSSWESSADKFFSKGDQSARVETLEDSVSYKEGGIGGEENEPIDNPKWGRIKDKFRRNVARDEGSRDRGERFEKPDVRRWNKQEDRGERFDKPDVRRWNKQEDRGERFRGERFNQPDVRRWNKQEDRGRKTWKEVGESTVPKMVGEGVYGVGPVLAALTAGRREFYALYTQEGMDLSRSNKKKKDKRGIEKVLLMAETIGLKVIEASKHDLNMVVDNRPHQGLVLDASPLEMVNTKELERVRVHGGKAPVWIALDEVMDPQNLGAIIRSAYFFGAEGVVLCAKNSAPLSGVVSKASAGSLELIELLSCRNMMQFLSSSAENGWRVLGGTVAPKAIPLSEVTTGEPTILVLGSEGTGLRPLVERSCTHLVKIAGNADGFVVEEEIDATDADIGEEGDNYSGNQDMKSFLAVESLNVSVAAGVLLYHLAGKNVHPVTEKPSISPV, from the exons ATGCTCCACTCCGGCCTCTCCAAGTCCCAGCCCATACCGCTCCTCGCGGGAGCGTCTTCGCCTCGCCGCGCCCTCCTCGCCGGTCTCCTCCGCGCCGGGTACTTCTCTAAGTCCGCTACCTCCTCACCTGCGCTTCGTCCGTCCGCCACCCGTGCGAGCACTAGGGCGGCGACTACGCCGCGAGATCCCTCGCGCTTCGGCCTGGGACATAGGGTCTCGTTCTCAACTGCACCAGATGGTTCTGattcggtcggcggcggcgggaggtcGCTCCCTTGGCTAGCAGCGGGGAGCGTCGATAGCGGCGTCCCCACCGCAAGCGCTAGCGCCGGACGCTCCTCCTCGTGGGAGAGCTCCGCTGATAAGTTCTTCTCTAAAGGCGACCAAAGTGCGCGAGTAGAGACATTGGAAGATAGCGTTTCATACAAGGAGGGGGGAATTGGAGGGGAGGAGAATGAACCAATTGACAATCCCAAGTGGGGGCGGATTAAGGATAAGTTCCGGCGCAATGTGGCAAGGGATGAAGGGTCCCGTGACCGTGGTGAGAGGTTTGAAAAGCCGGATGTGAGGCGGTGGAACAAGCAAGAGGACCGTGGTGAGAGGTTTGACAAGCCGGATGTGAGGCGGTGGAACAAGCAAGAGGACCGTGGTGAGAG GTTTAGAGGGGAGAGGTTCAACCAGCCAGATGTAAGGCGGTGGAACAAGCAAGAGGACCGGGGCAGGAAGACATGGAAGGAGGTAGGGGAATCGACAGTGCCAAAGATGGTTGGGGAGGGGGTTTACGGCGTTGGGCCGGTACTTGCTGCTCTCACGGCTGGGAGGAGGGAGTTTTATGCATTGTACACACAGGAAGGAATGGATTTGAGCAGgagcaacaagaagaagaaggacaaaagggggattgagAAGGTGCTGCTGATGGCAGAGACTATTGGGCTTAAAGTTATTGAGGCGTCAAAGCATGACCTCAACATGGTGGTGGATAACCGTCCACATCAAGGTCTGGTGCTTGATGCATCACCCTTGGAAATGGTGAATACTAAGGAGTTGGAACGAGTCAGGGTTCATGGTGGCAAGGCACCAGTCTGGATAGCTTTGGATGAGGTTATGGACCCTCAGAATTTGGGAGCCATAATTAGATCAGCCTACTTCTTTGGTGCGGAGGGTGTTGTCTTGTGCGCTAAGAACTCTGCTCCATTAAGTGGAGTAGTGAGCAAAGCTAGTGCAGGCTCGCTTGAGTTGATTGAGCTGCTTTCGTGTAGGAATATGATGCAGTTTCTGTCTTCATCAGCTGAAAATGGGTGGCGAGTTCTTGGTGGTACCGTCGCTCCAAAAGCTATACCTCTCTCTGAAGTTACCACAGGGGAGCCAACAATTCTGGTGTTGGGCAGTGAAGGCACCGGTCTGAGGCCCCTGGTTGAGCGCTCCTGCACACATTTGGTCAAAATTGCTGGTAATGCTGATGGATTTGTTGTAGAAGAAGAAATAGATGCCACAGATGCAGATATAGGGGAAGAAGGTGATAATTATTCAGGTAATCAAGATATGAAATCATTCCTTGCAGTAGAGAGCTTAAATGTTAGTGTGGCAGCAGGAGTTTTGCTTTATCATCTGGCTGGAAAGAATGTCCACCCTGTAACTGAGAAGCCTAGCATCTCTCCTGTGTAA
- the LOC119276849 gene encoding uncharacterized tRNA/rRNA methyltransferase slr0955-like isoform X3, with translation MLHSGLSKSQPIPLLAGASSPRRALLAGLLRAGYFSKSATSSPALRPSATRASTRAATTPRDPSRFGLGHRVSFSTAPDGSDSVGGGGRSLPWLAAGSVDSGVPTASASAGRSSSWESSADKFFSKGDQSARVETLEDSVSYKEGGIGGEENEPIDNPKWGRIKDKFRRNVARDEGSRDRGERFEKPDVRRWNKQEDRGERFDKPDVRRWNKQEDRGERFRGERFNQPDVRRWNKQEDRGRKTWKEVGESTVPKMVGEGVYGVGPVLAALTAGRREFYALYTQEGMDLSRSNKKKKDKRGIEKVLLMAETIGLKVIEASKHDLNMVVDNRPHQGLVLDASPLEMVNTKELERVRVHGGKAPVWIALDEVMDPQNLGAIIRSAYFFGAEGVVLCAKNSAPLSGVVSKASAGSLELIELLSCRNMMQFLSSSAENGWRVLGGTVAPKAIPLSEVTTGEPTILVLGSEGTGLRPLVERSCTHLVKIAGNADGFVVEEEIDATDADIGEEGDNYSGNQDMKSFLAVESLNVSVAAGVLLYHLAGKNVHPVTEKPSISPV, from the exons ATGCTCCACTCCGGCCTCTCCAAGTCCCAGCCCATACCGCTCCTCGCGGGAGCGTCTTCGCCTCGCCGCGCCCTCCTCGCCGGTCTCCTCCGCGCCGGGTACTTCTCTAAGTCCGCTACCTCCTCACCTGCGCTTCGTCCGTCCGCCACCCGTGCGAGCACTAGGGCGGCGACTACGCCGCGAGATCCCTCGCGCTTCGGCCTGGGACATAGGGTCTCGTTCTCAACTGCACCAGATGGTTCTGattcggtcggcggcggcgggaggtcGCTCCCTTGGCTAGCAGCGGGGAGCGTCGATAGCGGCGTCCCCACCGCAAGCGCTAGCGCCGGACGCTCCTCCTCGTGGGAGAGCTCCGCTGATAAGTTCTTCTCTAAAGGCGACCAAAGTGCGCGAGTAGAGACATTGGAAGATAGCGTTTCATACAAGGAGGGGGGAATTGGAGGGGAGGAGAATGAACCAATTGACAATCCCAAGTGGGGGCGGATTAAGGATAAGTTCCGGCGCAATGTGGCAAGGGATGAAGGGTCCCGTGACCGTGGTGAGAGGTTTGAAAAGCCGGATGTGAGGCGGTGGAACAAGCAAGAGGACCGTGGTGAGAG GTTTGATAAGCCGGATGTGAGGCGGTGGAACAAGCAAGAGGATCGTGGTGAGAGGTTTAGAGGGGAGAGGTTCAACCAGCCAGATGTAAGGCGGTGGAACAAGCAAGAGGACCGGGGCAGGAAGACATGGAAGGAGGTAGGGGAATCGACAGTGCCAAAGATGGTTGGGGAGGGGGTTTACGGCGTTGGGCCGGTACTTGCTGCTCTCACGGCTGGGAGGAGGGAGTTTTATGCATTGTACACACAGGAAGGAATGGATTTGAGCAGgagcaacaagaagaagaaggacaaaagggggattgagAAGGTGCTGCTGATGGCAGAGACTATTGGGCTTAAAGTTATTGAGGCGTCAAAGCATGACCTCAACATGGTGGTGGATAACCGTCCACATCAAGGTCTGGTGCTTGATGCATCACCCTTGGAAATGGTGAATACTAAGGAGTTGGAACGAGTCAGGGTTCATGGTGGCAAGGCACCAGTCTGGATAGCTTTGGATGAGGTTATGGACCCTCAGAATTTGGGAGCCATAATTAGATCAGCCTACTTCTTTGGTGCGGAGGGTGTTGTCTTGTGCGCTAAGAACTCTGCTCCATTAAGTGGAGTAGTGAGCAAAGCTAGTGCAGGCTCGCTTGAGTTGATTGAGCTGCTTTCGTGTAGGAATATGATGCAGTTTCTGTCTTCATCAGCTGAAAATGGGTGGCGAGTTCTTGGTGGTACCGTCGCTCCAAAAGCTATACCTCTCTCTGAAGTTACCACAGGGGAGCCAACAATTCTGGTGTTGGGCAGTGAAGGCACCGGTCTGAGGCCCCTGGTTGAGCGCTCCTGCACACATTTGGTCAAAATTGCTGGTAATGCTGATGGATTTGTTGTAGAAGAAGAAATAGATGCCACAGATGCAGATATAGGGGAAGAAGGTGATAATTATTCAGGTAATCAAGATATGAAATCATTCCTTGCAGTAGAGAGCTTAAATGTTAGTGTGGCAGCAGGAGTTTTGCTTTATCATCTGGCTGGAAAGAATGTCCACCCTGTAACTGAGAAGCCTAGCATCTCTCCTGTGTAA
- the LOC119276849 gene encoding uncharacterized tRNA/rRNA methyltransferase slr0955-like isoform X1, whose product MLHSGLSKSQPIPLLAGASSPRRALLAGLLRAGYFSKSATSSPALRPSATRASTRAATTPRDPSRFGLGHRVSFSTAPDGSDSVGGGGRSLPWLAAGSVDSGVPTASASAGRSSSWESSADKFFSKGDQSARVETLEDSVSYKEGGIGGEENEPIDNPKWGRIKDKFRRNVARDEGSRDRGERFEKPDVRRWNKQEDRGERFDKPDVRRWNKQEDRGERFDKPDVRRWNKQEDRGERFRGERFNQPDVRRWNKQEDRGRKTWKEVGESTVPKMVGEGVYGVGPVLAALTAGRREFYALYTQEGMDLSRSNKKKKDKRGIEKVLLMAETIGLKVIEASKHDLNMVVDNRPHQGLVLDASPLEMVNTKELERVRVHGGKAPVWIALDEVMDPQNLGAIIRSAYFFGAEGVVLCAKNSAPLSGVVSKASAGSLELIELLSCRNMMQFLSSSAENGWRVLGGTVAPKAIPLSEVTTGEPTILVLGSEGTGLRPLVERSCTHLVKIAGNADGFVVEEEIDATDADIGEEGDNYSGNQDMKSFLAVESLNVSVAAGVLLYHLAGKNVHPVTEKPSISPV is encoded by the coding sequence ATGCTCCACTCCGGCCTCTCCAAGTCCCAGCCCATACCGCTCCTCGCGGGAGCGTCTTCGCCTCGCCGCGCCCTCCTCGCCGGTCTCCTCCGCGCCGGGTACTTCTCTAAGTCCGCTACCTCCTCACCTGCGCTTCGTCCGTCCGCCACCCGTGCGAGCACTAGGGCGGCGACTACGCCGCGAGATCCCTCGCGCTTCGGCCTGGGACATAGGGTCTCGTTCTCAACTGCACCAGATGGTTCTGattcggtcggcggcggcgggaggtcGCTCCCTTGGCTAGCAGCGGGGAGCGTCGATAGCGGCGTCCCCACCGCAAGCGCTAGCGCCGGACGCTCCTCCTCGTGGGAGAGCTCCGCTGATAAGTTCTTCTCTAAAGGCGACCAAAGTGCGCGAGTAGAGACATTGGAAGATAGCGTTTCATACAAGGAGGGGGGAATTGGAGGGGAGGAGAATGAACCAATTGACAATCCCAAGTGGGGGCGGATTAAGGATAAGTTCCGGCGCAATGTGGCAAGGGATGAAGGGTCCCGTGACCGTGGTGAGAGGTTTGAAAAGCCGGATGTGAGGCGGTGGAACAAGCAAGAGGACCGTGGTGAGAGGTTTGACAAGCCGGATGTGAGGCGGTGGAACAAGCAAGAGGACCGTGGTGAGAGGTTTGATAAGCCGGATGTGAGGCGGTGGAACAAGCAAGAGGATCGTGGTGAGAGGTTTAGAGGGGAGAGGTTCAACCAGCCAGATGTAAGGCGGTGGAACAAGCAAGAGGACCGGGGCAGGAAGACATGGAAGGAGGTAGGGGAATCGACAGTGCCAAAGATGGTTGGGGAGGGGGTTTACGGCGTTGGGCCGGTACTTGCTGCTCTCACGGCTGGGAGGAGGGAGTTTTATGCATTGTACACACAGGAAGGAATGGATTTGAGCAGgagcaacaagaagaagaaggacaaaagggggattgagAAGGTGCTGCTGATGGCAGAGACTATTGGGCTTAAAGTTATTGAGGCGTCAAAGCATGACCTCAACATGGTGGTGGATAACCGTCCACATCAAGGTCTGGTGCTTGATGCATCACCCTTGGAAATGGTGAATACTAAGGAGTTGGAACGAGTCAGGGTTCATGGTGGCAAGGCACCAGTCTGGATAGCTTTGGATGAGGTTATGGACCCTCAGAATTTGGGAGCCATAATTAGATCAGCCTACTTCTTTGGTGCGGAGGGTGTTGTCTTGTGCGCTAAGAACTCTGCTCCATTAAGTGGAGTAGTGAGCAAAGCTAGTGCAGGCTCGCTTGAGTTGATTGAGCTGCTTTCGTGTAGGAATATGATGCAGTTTCTGTCTTCATCAGCTGAAAATGGGTGGCGAGTTCTTGGTGGTACCGTCGCTCCAAAAGCTATACCTCTCTCTGAAGTTACCACAGGGGAGCCAACAATTCTGGTGTTGGGCAGTGAAGGCACCGGTCTGAGGCCCCTGGTTGAGCGCTCCTGCACACATTTGGTCAAAATTGCTGGTAATGCTGATGGATTTGTTGTAGAAGAAGAAATAGATGCCACAGATGCAGATATAGGGGAAGAAGGTGATAATTATTCAGGTAATCAAGATATGAAATCATTCCTTGCAGTAGAGAGCTTAAATGTTAGTGTGGCAGCAGGAGTTTTGCTTTATCATCTGGCTGGAAAGAATGTCCACCCTGTAACTGAGAAGCCTAGCATCTCTCCTGTGTAA
- the LOC119276850 gene encoding auxin-responsive protein IAA6-like, which produces MEESSMKREAMPRLLDLIPDEKEWSLRGGAPGQARSKNTGFGSDEDEKLELKLGLPGLVEEEPAASSRENNRVHQESPALSLGYPPRHSTTITTTTTGAKRGFLDTVEAKAQGYEKEQKQQARAAACGKELAVEENTAAPPATPARNIGNRPQARGRGAAAPVVGWPPIRSFRRNLASTSASKQPPEPQIGEANAKAVLDCKKSPLVKINMDGIPIGRKVDLAACDSYERLSLAVKDLFHGFLQVQRDPSKVERTQQGADENIFSRLLDGSGEYTLVYEDSEGDRMLVGDVPWNVFVSTAKRLRVLRSSELSHGLIGATPERTAHG; this is translated from the exons ATGGAAGAAAGCTCCATGAAAAGAGAAGCCATGCCCCGACTCCTGGATCTCATCCCAGACGAGAAAGAATGGAGTCTGAGAGGAGGAGCACCAGGGCAGGCAAGATCGAAAAACACAGGCTTCGGGAGCGACGAGGACGAGAAACTGGAGCTGAAGCTTGGCCTTCCAGGCCTCGTAGAGGAGGAGCCAGCGGCCAGCTCAAGGGAGAACAACAGGGTGCATCAGGAGAGCCCGGCCCTCTCCCTCGGGTACCCCCCTAGACACTCCACGACCATCACCacgaccaccaccggagcaaagagGGGATTCCTGGACACGGTTGAGGCCAAAGCACAAG GTTATGAGAAGGAGCAGAAGCAGCAGGCGAGGGCAGCAGCATGTGGGAAGGAACTGGCAGTGGAGGAAAATACAGCTGCCCCTCCTGCTACACCTGCGCGCAACATCGGCAACAGACCGCAGGCGCGGGGAAG AGGGGCTGCAGCTCCAGTGGTCGGCTGGCCTCCAATCCGGTCATTCAGGAGAAACCTTGCAAGCACTAGTGCATCCAAACAGCCCCCTGAACCGCAAATCGGTGAAGCCAATGCCAAGGCCGTTCTTGACTGCAAGAAAAGCCCTCTTGTAAAAATCAACATGGATGGGATCCCCATTGGAAGGAAAGTTGATCTTGCAGCATGTGACAGCTACGAGAGACTTTCATTGGCTGTCAAAGATCTCTTCCACGGGTTTCTTCAAG TGCAAAGGGACCCGTCTAAGGTTGAACGTACACAGCAAGGAGCAGATGAAAATATATTTTCGCGGTTGCTAGACGGGTCCGGTGAATATACTCTAGTTTACGAAGACAGTGAAGGAGACAGGATGCTGGTTGGGGATGTCCCTTGGAA TGTGTTTGTCTCGACCGCTAAAAGGCTGAGGGTTCTGAGAAGCTCAGAGCTTTCCCATGGTCTG ATTGGAGCTACTCCTGAGAGAACAGCACATGGCTGA